One Fusobacterium ulcerans DNA segment encodes these proteins:
- a CDS encoding tripartite tricarboxylate transporter TctB family protein yields MLETVFSAFLCIVSAFIFYSSTQFNMAFIGNSGLGPDFFPKVIAVILFILSAMLFVGSIKNKDKKSIYNPNMKYTFMVIFAFAVYIFLIDRIGYLVSTVIFAFVVITILKSKSKILNIIFAIAFPIALYLLFTYAFKVSLPTGLFI; encoded by the coding sequence TTGTTAGAAACTGTTTTTTCTGCATTTTTATGTATAGTGAGTGCTTTTATTTTTTATTCATCTACTCAATTTAACATGGCTTTTATTGGAAACTCTGGATTAGGTCCTGACTTCTTCCCTAAGGTTATTGCAGTTATTTTATTTATACTTTCTGCTATGCTTTTTGTAGGAAGCATAAAAAATAAAGATAAAAAAAGTATTTACAATCCAAATATGAAATATACTTTTATGGTTATTTTTGCTTTTGCTGTATATATATTTCTTATAGACAGAATTGGTTATTTAGTATCTACTGTAATTTTTGCTTTTGTTGTAATAACTATTTTGAAGAGTAAGTCAAAAATATTAAATATAATATTTGCAATAGCATTCCCTATAGCTTTATATTTATTATTTACTTATGCTTTTAAAGTATCTTTGCCTACTGGATTGTTTATTTAA
- a CDS encoding tripartite tricarboxylate transporter substrate binding protein, whose amino-acid sequence MRKKLMMIIFTLMAACAFAKAYPSKNINMVVPFSAGGGTDAVARKLGSLMEKELGTSVVIVNKTGGAGAVGMTFGATQKKDGYTITMITREIVSLPLMNLSPISYKDFALVSLVNMDPAVVLVEKDSKYQTLDDLLADAKANPEKIKFASTAKPNFYALAIENEAGVKFNHIPYNGAGEVIPALLGKHADFSLMGPGEAIGQLKAGQLRALGIMADTRIESLPEVATLKELGHDVVSGTWRGIAVPKGTSPEIVATLDAAIKKSVESDDFKDFMNNSTFGIKYLNGKDFETFIIEDTATIDSIVKSLK is encoded by the coding sequence ATGAGAAAAAAACTTATGATGATTATTTTCACTTTAATGGCTGCTTGTGCTTTTGCTAAAGCTTATCCTAGTAAAAACATTAACATGGTTGTACCATTCAGTGCTGGTGGAGGAACAGATGCAGTTGCTAGAAAACTGGGAAGTCTTATGGAAAAAGAGCTTGGTACTTCAGTAGTTATCGTTAACAAAACTGGTGGAGCTGGAGCTGTTGGAATGACTTTTGGAGCTACTCAAAAAAAAGATGGATATACAATTACTATGATAACTAGAGAAATAGTTTCATTACCTTTAATGAATCTTTCTCCTATCAGTTACAAAGATTTTGCATTAGTATCTTTAGTAAATATGGATCCAGCTGTTGTATTAGTTGAAAAAGATTCTAAATATCAAACTTTAGATGATCTTTTAGCAGATGCAAAAGCAAATCCTGAAAAAATAAAATTTGCAAGTACAGCTAAACCTAATTTCTATGCTTTAGCTATAGAAAATGAAGCTGGAGTAAAATTCAACCATATTCCTTACAATGGAGCTGGGGAAGTTATCCCTGCATTATTAGGAAAACATGCTGACTTCTCTCTAATGGGACCGGGAGAAGCTATTGGACAACTTAAAGCTGGTCAATTAAGAGCTTTAGGAATCATGGCTGATACTAGAATAGAAAGCCTTCCAGAAGTTGCTACATTAAAAGAATTAGGACATGATGTTGTTTCTGGTACTTGGAGAGGTATTGCAGTACCTAAAGGAACTTCTCCTGAGATAGTTGCTACTCTTGATGCTGCTATTAAAAAATCTGTTGAGTCAGATGATTTTAAAGATTTCATGAATAACTCTACATTTGGAATTAAATACCTAAATGGAAAAGATTTCGAAACATTTATAATAGAAGATACTGCTACAATAGATTCTATAGTTAAATCTTTAAAATAA
- a CDS encoding IclR family transcriptional regulator, translating to METEKKVPAIEKADKIFKYLYYKESATQADISKDLGIPKATTNRLLSVLTELKYLNLEGREYKIGEKFYFFSNKHERYTLIKNIAYPYLEELSLKFKETFKISVLDEDKIRSIGKVESSDFIKISVSENAIFPLHAGAASKLLICQLSEGRLNKLLEKTLPKYTENTITDREELKRELLKININKLSFDNMEHSVNIRAVAVPILDSKNRIVAAVSCPCFPDSLTDERALKIAESMRKSCEEISKRLEYFNK from the coding sequence ATGGAAACAGAGAAAAAAGTTCCTGCAATTGAAAAAGCAGACAAGATATTTAAATATCTTTACTATAAAGAATCAGCAACTCAGGCAGATATTTCTAAAGACTTAGGAATACCTAAAGCAACAACAAACAGACTTTTGTCAGTTCTTACAGAGCTTAAATATTTGAATCTGGAAGGAAGAGAATATAAAATAGGAGAGAAGTTCTACTTTTTTTCAAATAAGCATGAGAGATATACTTTGATTAAAAATATTGCATATCCATATCTGGAAGAATTATCTTTAAAATTTAAGGAAACATTTAAAATAAGTGTTTTAGATGAAGATAAAATAAGAAGTATAGGAAAAGTAGAAAGCAGTGATTTTATCAAAATATCAGTTTCTGAAAATGCAATATTCCCATTGCATGCAGGAGCAGCAAGTAAACTTTTAATCTGTCAGCTCAGTGAGGGAAGATTGAATAAACTTTTAGAAAAAACTCTTCCTAAATATACAGAAAATACTATAACTGATAGAGAGGAATTGAAAAGAGAACTTCTTAAAATAAATATAAATAAACTTTCTTTTGATAATATGGAGCATTCAGTGAATATAAGAGCTGTGGCAGTCCCTATATTAGATAGTAAAAATAGGATAGTAGCTGCTGTGAGCTGTCCATGCTTTCCAGATTCTCTTACAGATGAAAGAGCATTGAAGATAGCTGAATCTATGAGAAAATCATGTGAAGAGATATCAAAAAGACTAGAGTATTTTAATAAATAA
- a CDS encoding bifunctional 2-keto-4-hydroxyglutarate aldolase/2-keto-3-deoxy-6-phosphogluconate aldolase, with protein MLKKSKILKKITDIGIVAVVRSETIEEGIRISKACVEGGIPAIEVTYTVPGATEVIKALKEQFTSDELVIGAGTVLDAATARIAILAGSEFIVSPAFDEETAKLCNLYQVPYMPGCMTITEITKAMQYGADIVKLFPGSAFGPSFVKAVKAPLPQANIMPTGGVSLENIDEWFKNGVVAVGAGGKLASGSSEDIITTAKAFVEKIKEIRNK; from the coding sequence ATGTTGAAAAAAAGTAAAATTTTAAAAAAAATAACTGATATAGGAATAGTAGCAGTAGTAAGAAGTGAAACTATAGAAGAAGGAATCAGAATTTCTAAAGCATGTGTAGAAGGAGGAATTCCAGCAATAGAAGTTACATATACTGTCCCAGGAGCTACTGAAGTAATAAAAGCTCTTAAAGAACAGTTTACTTCTGATGAATTAGTAATAGGTGCTGGAACTGTATTAGATGCAGCCACTGCTAGAATAGCTATTTTAGCTGGATCAGAATTTATAGTTTCTCCTGCATTTGATGAAGAGACTGCAAAATTATGTAATCTGTATCAAGTTCCATATATGCCTGGATGTATGACAATTACTGAAATAACTAAAGCTATGCAGTATGGAGCAGACATTGTAAAACTTTTCCCAGGAAGTGCTTTTGGACCTTCATTTGTAAAAGCTGTAAAAGCTCCACTTCCTCAGGCTAATATTATGCCTACTGGAGGAGTAAGTTTAGAAAATATAGATGAATGGTTTAAAAATGGTGTAGTAGCTGTAGGAGCAGGTGGAAAACTAGCTTCTGGATCTAGTGAAGATATTATAACTACTGCTAAAGCATTTGTAGAAAAAATAAAAGAGATAAGAAATAAATAA
- a CDS encoding sugar kinase, whose translation MEKIFDFKNKEFGLVCSGEMIMRLSPLNNEMLVQGHMLEKQMGGAEFNVASGVSILGEKTAVVTKLPKNELGKFAKKIIDSNGVSDEFVVYDESKNKRLAIYYYEYGSSPRKPNVTYDRQNSSFQSFKADEVKSSVYNRAEIFHTSGITLGLCETSNKLTYDLIKNFKDGGALISFDVNFRRNLWTEEEARIEIEKLLPFVDILFASEETFRKMFQKTGNLEEIIRAFAKEFNISFIASTQRTVNSPKSHNFTSLIYNRKNDTFYCESPYENIEIVDRIGSGDAYVAGVLYGILKHNNPEKAMKYGNANSVLKNTIIGDISCADVTLVESIIADHENGNTTEMNR comes from the coding sequence ATGGAGAAAATATTTGATTTTAAAAATAAAGAATTTGGATTAGTATGCAGTGGGGAAATGATAATGAGGCTTTCTCCTTTGAATAATGAAATGCTGGTTCAAGGACATATGCTTGAAAAGCAAATGGGAGGGGCAGAATTCAATGTAGCCAGTGGAGTATCTATACTTGGAGAAAAAACTGCTGTTGTGACAAAACTTCCAAAAAATGAATTAGGAAAATTTGCAAAGAAGATAATAGATTCAAACGGAGTAAGTGATGAATTTGTAGTGTATGATGAATCTAAAAATAAGAGACTGGCCATCTACTATTATGAGTATGGATCATCACCAAGAAAACCAAATGTTACATATGACAGACAAAATTCATCATTTCAGTCTTTTAAGGCAGATGAAGTAAAGAGTTCAGTATATAATAGAGCAGAAATCTTTCATACAAGTGGAATAACTTTAGGATTGTGTGAAACTTCAAATAAATTGACTTATGATCTTATCAAAAATTTTAAAGATGGAGGAGCACTAATATCTTTTGATGTAAACTTCAGAAGAAATCTTTGGACTGAAGAAGAAGCAAGAATTGAGATTGAAAAATTGCTTCCATTTGTTGATATACTTTTTGCTTCTGAAGAAACTTTTAGAAAAATGTTTCAGAAAACAGGAAATTTAGAAGAGATTATAAGAGCTTTTGCAAAAGAATTTAATATATCATTTATTGCTTCTACTCAAAGAACAGTAAATTCTCCAAAATCTCATAATTTTACTTCATTAATATATAACAGAAAAAATGATACTTTCTATTGTGAATCTCCATATGAAAATATAGAGATAGTAGATAGAATAGGAAGTGGAGATGCTTATGTAGCAGGAGTACTATATGGAATCCTTAAACATAACAATCCAGAAAAAGCAATGAAATATGGAAATGCTAATTCAGTATTGAAAAATACTATAATAGGAGATATATCTTGTGCAGATGTTACCCTTGTAGAAAGTATAATAGCTGATCATGAGAATGGAAATACAACTGAGATGAATAGATAA
- a CDS encoding sugar transferase, with the protein MKRQSSKILMIVLQFLFYFLINKIFKVPDRIMYNTFFIYLALNLTKNMYSFKTILIWEELKKQIFVHTEYLIIMLINDVAFWESKYIPVHLIVGITFTFFNLIIIKIIRNIFRKSLEKRLLIIGVGNTARELTHVIKENNFTMYNLLGYISANSLEGVNQSIRVEEEKILGNCSDIERVIEENDINEVIIALPLADNKQMSEIINRLDGKVNKIKFTPELNGTYTFNSNIEDYDGIMLVSSYNGMNRRTNKFLKRSFDIVTGIVGYLVLSILYLIYAPKIKRDGGKAMFLHTRIGQYLKTFKMYKFRTMYADAEKRLEEMLSKDEKLKEEFYKNFKLKDDPRITEVGKFLRKTSLDEFPQFINVIKGEMSFVGPRPVVQKEVDMYYGEENSRKIFMVKPGITGMWQANGRSDVENYDERIALDLYYIRNWSLWLDIIITVKTIKNVIEKKGAY; encoded by the coding sequence GTGAAAAGACAGAGTTCAAAGATTTTAATGATAGTATTACAGTTTTTATTCTATTTTTTAATAAATAAAATATTTAAAGTACCAGACAGAATTATGTATAACACTTTCTTTATCTATCTTGCATTAAACCTTACTAAAAATATGTATTCCTTTAAAACTATACTAATATGGGAAGAACTGAAAAAACAAATTTTTGTTCATACAGAATATCTCATAATTATGCTGATAAATGATGTGGCATTCTGGGAAAGTAAATATATACCAGTTCATCTGATAGTGGGAATAACATTTACCTTCTTTAACTTAATCATAATAAAAATCATAAGAAATATATTTAGAAAATCATTGGAAAAAAGGCTTCTTATTATAGGGGTTGGAAATACAGCCAGAGAACTGACTCATGTAATAAAGGAAAATAATTTTACAATGTATAACTTATTGGGATATATATCAGCTAATTCTTTAGAAGGAGTTAATCAAAGTATAAGAGTAGAGGAAGAAAAGATACTTGGAAACTGCAGTGATATAGAAAGAGTAATAGAAGAGAATGATATAAATGAAGTGATAATAGCCCTTCCACTAGCAGATAATAAACAGATGTCAGAGATAATAAATAGATTGGATGGAAAAGTAAATAAGATAAAATTTACCCCAGAATTAAATGGAACATATACTTTTAATTCAAATATAGAAGACTATGATGGAATAATGCTTGTGTCTTCATACAATGGAATGAATAGAAGAACAAATAAATTTCTAAAAAGAAGTTTTGATATAGTGACAGGAATAGTAGGATACTTAGTTCTTTCTATACTTTACCTTATATATGCGCCAAAGATAAAAAGGGATGGAGGAAAAGCAATGTTTCTCCATACAAGGATAGGACAATATCTAAAAACTTTTAAGATGTATAAGTTCAGAACCATGTATGCTGATGCAGAGAAAAGACTGGAAGAAATGTTATCAAAGGATGAAAAACTAAAAGAGGAATTCTATAAGAACTTTAAGTTAAAAGATGATCCAAGAATAACAGAGGTGGGAAAATTTTTAAGAAAGACATCATTAGATGAATTTCCACAATTTATAAATGTGATAAAGGGAGAAATGTCATTTGTAGGTCCAAGACCTGTAGTGCAAAAAGAAGTTGATATGTATTATGGAGAAGAAAACAGCAGAAAGATATTTATGGTAAAACCAGGAATAACAGGAATGTGGCAGGCAAATGGAAGGTCAGATGTAGAGAACTATGATGAGAGAATAGCACTGGATCTTTATTATATAAGAAACTGGTCATTGTGGTTGGACATAATAATAACAGTGAAAACGATAAAAAATGTTATTGAGAAAAAGGGAGCATATTAA
- a CDS encoding glycosyltransferase: MNIENIKVAIVHDWLVTYGGAERVVETFLEIFPEADMYTLVYDEKKMGKIFPKEKVKTSFIQKFPKSTKIYTKLLPLMPYAFEEFDLNSYDLVISSSTCCAKGVITNPSTLHISYINSPMRYAWDLYHDYKKRSGKITRLFMSIFMKNLRVWDITSSQRIDKIIADSHNIAKRIRKYWNLDSEVIYPPVEVERLEPNYKEPEEFYVSFSRFVPYKRIDLAIEACIKLDRKLVIIGDGEERKKLEKLADNNKNIIFTGRISDEEVKSYLQRCKALIFCAEEDFGIIPLECQACGRPVIAFGKGGALETILNRETGIFFKKQEVESLIESILEFEKLKFDIKTIYTHAQKFSKNRFKKEILKLIKSYKEIK; this comes from the coding sequence ATGAATATAGAAAATATAAAAGTGGCAATAGTACACGATTGGTTAGTAACTTATGGGGGAGCAGAAAGAGTAGTAGAAACATTTCTAGAAATATTCCCTGAAGCAGATATGTATACACTTGTTTATGATGAAAAAAAGATGGGAAAAATATTTCCAAAAGAAAAAGTAAAAACTTCATTTATTCAAAAATTTCCAAAGAGCACTAAAATTTATACAAAACTTTTACCTTTGATGCCATATGCTTTTGAAGAATTTGATTTAAATAGCTATGATTTAGTCATTTCAAGCAGTACTTGTTGTGCTAAAGGTGTAATAACTAATCCAAGTACTTTACATATTTCATATATAAATTCACCCATGCGATATGCTTGGGATTTGTATCATGATTATAAAAAAAGAAGTGGAAAAATAACAAGATTATTTATGAGTATTTTTATGAAAAATTTAAGAGTATGGGATATTACAAGTAGTCAAAGAATAGATAAAATAATAGCTGATTCTCATAATATTGCTAAAAGAATAAGGAAATATTGGAATTTAGATTCTGAAGTAATATATCCACCAGTAGAAGTAGAAAGACTGGAACCTAATTATAAGGAACCAGAAGAATTTTATGTTTCTTTTTCAAGATTTGTTCCATATAAGAGAATAGATTTAGCAATAGAAGCATGTATAAAATTAGATAGAAAGCTGGTAATAATTGGCGATGGAGAAGAAAGAAAAAAATTAGAGAAGTTGGCAGACAATAATAAAAATATTATTTTTACTGGAAGAATTTCAGATGAAGAAGTAAAAAGCTATCTTCAAAGATGCAAAGCATTAATTTTTTGTGCAGAAGAAGACTTTGGAATAATTCCTTTGGAGTGTCAAGCATGTGGAAGACCAGTGATTGCGTTTGGAAAAGGGGGAGCTCTAGAAACTATATTAAATAGAGAAACAGGAATATTCTTTAAAAAGCAGGAAGTAGAAAGTTTGATTGAATCAATTTTAGAGTTTGAGAAATTAAAATTTGATATAAAAACGATATATACTCATGCACAAAAATTTTCTAAGAATAGATTTAAAAAAGAAATATTGAAATTAATTAAAAGTTATAAGGAGATAAAATAA